GTGCTGGAGGCGATGGGCCGGCTGCACCAGGACCGCAAGGCGGCGAAGGACGCCCGCAAGGCGGCGTTCAAGGCACGCTCGCGCAAGGGGAGCTGACGGCCGGGCGGGGACCCTCCGCACGGCGGCGGCGGGCCTTACCCCGTTCCCTCAAGTCCGCAGGTACGACGCGCCGTTGAGGTCCAGGACGGTGCCTGACGACCACTCCGCCTCCGGGGAGGCCAGCCACAGGACGGCCGCCGCGATCTCGTCTGCGCTCGCCACCCGGCCGAACGGGCTCTGCGCCCGGATCGCCTCGCCCTCCGCCCCCGTCAGCCGGTCGGCCACCCGTTCGGTGTCGAAGAAGCCCGGCGCGACGGAGGCGACGCCGATGCCGTACGGCGCGAGCGAGACCGCGAGCGACTGGCCCAGCGCGTGCACCGCCGCCTTCGTGGCGCCGTACGCGGGATGGTCGGGCTCGCCCCGGAAAGCGCCGCGTGAACCGATGTTGACGATCCGGCCGCCCGTGCCGCGGTCGATCATGGACCGCGCGGCGCGATGGCTGAGCAGCGCCGTACCGAGCAGGTTCACCGACAGATGGCGCTGCCAGCTCGCCGCCCAGTCCTCGTACGAGGTCGTGGGGAGCGGATGACGCTCGTTCACCGCCGCGTTGTTCACGAGCACGTCGATGCCGCCCAGTGCCTCGTGCGCCGCGTCGGCGATCCGCGCCGCGCCCTCGGGGTCCGACAGGTCGCCGCCCAGCAGCGTGTGGCCCGTGCCGTCGAGGGAGTCCAGGGTGTGGCGCGCGTCCTCCTCACGGGTGCCGTAATGGACGGCGACGCGGTCTCCGTTGGCGGCGAAGGCGCGGGAGACGGCGCGGCCGAGCCCTCGTGAGGCACCGGTGACCAGGACCCGGCGGCCGGTCTGCGGGAAGTTCATGAAGCGGCCCTTCGGAGACGGGACTTGGGAGGCTTGTCGCGGGACGGCTCGCCCGGCGTCAGGCCTAGGGCGTGTTTTAGAAGTAGCGTCGTCCGCCCATCGGGCGGGGCCCACGGCGTCTGGTGCGTGCGATCGCAAGGCGGAGGATCAGCCCCGTAGATGGACCGGACGTACTTGGATGACTCCGACAACGCGGCGAGCGCGCGTGCCAGGCGTCGTGGGCCAGACGGGACTTCTCAAACACGCCCTAGGGCCTGATCCAAACGACAGACCCTAGACGCCGTTGTACGCCCGTACCGCCGACGTGCCGATCCGGCCGTACCAGCCCGACGCGTCGGCCGCGAGCCCGTCGATGATGTCAGGCAGCGACCACGCGCGCAGCGGTGCCCCGTCGGCGAGGCGCAGCGCGGTGCAGGTGTCGCCCGACGCCGCGTAGACCGTCTTGCCCGCGACCACGGGCGGTACTTTCGCGATCCCGGTCAGCCGTCGTGTCCAACGGGGCTGGCCGGACATGAAATCGACGGCCTCCAGGGTGTCCGCCTTCGACCAGTGCAGCACCAGACCGCCCGCCGAGACCGGATCGCGCAGTCCGCCCGTCCGCCGTGGCCAGCTCGTCTCGACGCCGAGCGTGGGGCGCGACCGCAGCCAGCGCGGCTTCCCGTCGGCCGGATCGAAGCCGTGCAGTTCGCCCGCCGTGGCCAGCAGACCGGTGGAGCCCGCCGCGCCGATGGCCGTGGCACCCGGGGTCACGGCGTAGGTGCGTGCGGCGACGGCGACGCGCTCTCCGCCACGGGCGCGGATGATGTGCAGCCTGCCCTCCGTGGTGAGTACGGCGAAGTTCCCCGCGTCCGGCAGCGCGGTGGCGGCGAGGGACTGGCCGGAGTCGGCCTTCAACCCCTCGTACGTCCAGATCGTCCGGGCCGACGCGGCGTCGACACCATCCACCCGCCACCCCAGGGTGGTGGCCAGCAGCAGGGTGCGGCCCAGTACCGCCGGTGGCTGCGTGCGGCCGAGTTCGCGCTCCCAGCGCATCGCCCCGGTGCCCAGATCGACGGCCATCAGCTCCTTCTCGTCCTCCTGGTCCTCGTACGACGAGATCGCCGCACCGTCGGCGACGGTGACCCAGACGGGTGGCAGCCTCTGAATCGGGTCGGCCTCGGCGCGCTTCTTTCCGGAGCCGAGGGCAACGACGGGCAGCCCGACGTCGGGCGCGACCAGAACCCCGTCCGCCACGCCCCACACACTCGGCGCGCTCGCCGTGGCTTCCAGTTCCCAGCGGCCGGCACCGTCCGATGCCGCGCAGGCGCGGACGTAACCGTTGGTACCGCTCAGTCGCCCGTGCAGCAGCAGGGTGCCGCCGGAGAGCAGCAGGGCGTCGATGCCGTCCGGCTCGGCGGTGAGACTCCAGCGGAGCGCGCCCGGGGTCGCCGAGCCCTTCCTGAGGGTGAGTTGGGCGACGCCACCGGTGGTGAGGTCGCCGGAGGGGGAGTTTCCCCAGCCGCGTACGACGGAGACGCCGAGCAGCCCGGTGAGGGAGGTGGCGCCGGCCACCAGCACTCCCCGGCGGGCCAGTTGACGCCGCTCGATGCGCTTCGCGCGCCGGAAGGCGAGGTCGGGACCGGGGGCGCGCCCGCGGTCGGGACGAGGCGCCGGGGGACGGGGGTTCGTGACCTGCTTCGTGGGAACCACCGCCGTCCGCTCGCGCGGCGGGGCCTCGTCGTCCTTTGCCGTGTCGTCACCCTGTACGAGACTCCGCAGCGGCTCCTCGCGCCACCACAGCGGCGCCTGCGGATCGGCTGTCCGCTCCAGCACCTCGCCGACCGAAGGCCGGTGCGCCGGGCCCTTGTTGAGACAGTCGGCGACCAGCCCCCGCAGCTCCGGAGGCACCTCGTCCAGGTCGGGCTCCTCGTGCACGGCCCGGTAGAGCAGGATCGCCACCGTTCCGTCCCCGAAGGGATTGCGGCCGGTGGCGGCGAAGGCGAGGACCGCGCCCAGTGCGAAGACGTCGGCCGACGCCGTCACCGGGGAGTCGCCCGTGATCTGCTCGGGCGCGATGAATCCGGGTGTCCCGATGATGTCCCCGGCCTCGGTCATCCCGTGGTCCCCGAGCGCACGCGCGATCCCGAAGTCGATGACGCGCGGCCCCTCGGCGGTGACCAGGACGTTGGACGGCTTCAGGTCGCGGTGCACGAGTCCCGCGCCGTGAATGCTCGTCAGCGCCTCGGCGAGCGCCGCGCCCAGCGACCGTACGACCGTCACGCCCAGCGGCCCGGCGGCGGCCACCGCCCGCCGCAGCGTGACGCCCGGCAGGTAGGCGGTGGCCAGCCACGGCACTTCGGACGTGGGATCGGCGTCGAGCACCGCCGCAGTGTGCGCACCCGTCACGGCGCGGGCGGCGGCGGCCTCGCGCCGGAACCGCTCGCGGAAGTGCGGTTCGGCCGCGAGGTGCGCGTGCACGGTCTTCACCGCGACCAGCCGGCCACCGGTCGTACGGCCCAGATAGACCCGGCCCATGCCACCGGCGCCGAGCCGGCCGAGCAGCCGTACGGAGCCGAGGGTGGTGGGGTCGCCGGGCAGGAGGGGATCGGTCATGTCAACTCCGGTACGGCGAAGGTGGACAGGGTGCCCGACGCCGACACGACATGTACGAGCCCGGCCTCCGCACCGGCCTCCGCACCGGCACCGCCCTCACCCGCACCTTTGTCACTCCCGGCGCCCTGCCGGACGATCACCGTACGCACCTCGCCCGTCTCGGCCGCCCAGACGAGCGCGCCCGTCGCCGCGTTCCGCGCGTGCACCCCCCACCCGGGGACCTCGCCGATCGCCTCGTCGCCCCCGGGCGCCGTCCCCAGTCCGTAGACGAGCCCGCCGGCCACCGTCAGCGAACCGTCCTCCGGCCGACCGACGTCCGTCGAACTCCAGCGCGTACGGCCGGTTCCCGCGTCGAGTGCCTTCACGGTGCGGTGATCGGCGGTGTGCACGAGCCCGGCGGCGGCCGTGGGGGTGATGGTGGCGTCGGTGTCCTCCTCGGCCTGGTCGAGGGACCACAGCGTGCGCCGGGTCGCGAGGTCGACGGCCTTCAACTGCCCGGCCCGCGCGTAGTAGTGGACGCCGCGGGCGCCGAGATATGACTCCGGATAGCGCGCGCCGCCCGGTATCTGACGGTCGAGTGTGCCGTCGGCGGCGCGCAGCACCGTCAGCGGTTCGTCCGTCTCCTTCTCGTCGGCGGTGAAAGGGCTCGCGGCCGCCACACCGATCCGGCCGTCCCTCTCGTAGAGCCCCGCCACCTCCGCCGGAGCGCCCTCGTGGAACCAGAGGGGTGCTCCGGTGCCGGGGTCGTAACCGTAGGCGCGCCAGGGGCGCTTCTGGGCGGTGCGCCGCTCCCACAGTGTCGTGTACGGGCTGTAGGTGACGACACAGAGGATGTCCGCGGAGACCGAGAGCGCGGAGAGTTCGCCGTCGACCGAGACGACCGGGTCGGACGTGGCGGAACCGCTGGGATTCGGCGGGCGATGAGGGTTGCGCACCATGGGGTTGGCGGACCACTTCACGGCGCCGGTCGCCGCGTTCAGGGCGGTGATCTCGGCCATGAAGATGCCCGAGGAGCGCGCCAGGTGGACGACTCCGTCGCCGGGTACGACGTCGGCGATGTACTCGGCCGGGTAGCTCCAGGCGACGGCACCGGTTCGCGGGTCGACGCGGGTCAGCGCGGAGTCGGAGACCAGATAGAGGGCTTCGCCGTGCCGCAGCGGGGTGGCGTCGCCGATGTCGCGGGTCCACAGGGCGCGGCCGAGTGTGTACGGGCCCGGTGAACCGGAGGGGCCGGACTGCGCCCCGTCGCCGTTCCCTTCGTCGTCGCCGGTGAGTTCGGTGAGCCAGGCGACCGCGCCGATCGCCGCGCCGCCCGCGATGGCCGCTCCGCCCCAGCGCAGAAACCGCCTTCGTGACGCGCCCCGGCCCCCGCTCACGACCGTGTCGGCGCCCGCGCCCGGCGCGAGCGTCGCCCCGGAGGCCGGGCCGTGGACGGTCGCGGCCGGTGCCGGGGGTGCGTCCGCGGGAGCGTCCTGCGGCTCATCCTGTGGCCCATCCCGCGGTTCGTCCCCCGTCTCGGCCGCCGCTTCAACTTCCCCTTCCGCCTCCACCTCCGCCCCCGGCGCCTTCGCGACCAGCGCGGCCACTTCCTCCTCGCGGCGCCGGATCAGACCGGACACCGCCTCCCGCTCCCACCACGGATCGCCGTCGGTCCACGCCGCGCACGCGCTCAACACCTCGGCCACCGTGGGCCGGTCGCCCGGCTCCTGGCTCAGACAGCGCCCGAGCAACTCCCGCCACTCCGGCGCGCCGTCCCCGGCCGTCGCCCCGGCCACCCCGTCGAGATCCGCGGGGCCGTGCATCGTCCGGTACAGCACCTGGTGCACCGGGCCGGTGCCGAACGGCGGACGGCCGGTCGCCGCGTACGCGAGGAGCGCCCCGAGCGCGAACACGTCGACGGCCGGGCCGGGTTCACCCGTCCCCGTGAGCAGTTCGGGCGCGATGAAGCCGGGCGAGCCGACGACCTCACCACTGCCGGTCAGGCTCTCGTCGGCGGCGGTCCGCGCGATCCCGAAGTCGATGACCATCGGGCCGTCGCGCGTCACGACGATGTTCGACGGTTTGAGGTCACGGTGGACGAGTCCGACGGCGTGCACGGCGGCGATGGCCTCCGCCAGCGCGGCCCCGAGCGCGGCGAGTTCGCCGGAAGCGAGCGGGCCGAGGGCCGAGACCGCCCCGGCGAGAGTGGGCCCGGTGCAGAACTCGGTGGC
The nucleotide sequence above comes from Streptomyces sp. NBC_01716. Encoded proteins:
- a CDS encoding SDR family NAD(P)-dependent oxidoreductase, whose product is MNFPQTGRRVLVTGASRGLGRAVSRAFAANGDRVAVHYGTREEDARHTLDSLDGTGHTLLGGDLSDPEGAARIADAAHEALGGIDVLVNNAAVNERHPLPTTSYEDWAASWQRHLSVNLLGTALLSHRAARSMIDRGTGGRIVNIGSRGAFRGEPDHPAYGATKAAVHALGQSLAVSLAPYGIGVASVAPGFFDTERVADRLTGAEGEAIRAQSPFGRVASADEIAAAVLWLASPEAEWSSGTVLDLNGASYLRT
- a CDS encoding protein kinase domain-containing protein; its protein translation is MTDPLLPGDPTTLGSVRLLGRLGAGGMGRVYLGRTTGGRLVAVKTVHAHLAAEPHFRERFRREAAAARAVTGAHTAAVLDADPTSEVPWLATAYLPGVTLRRAVAAAGPLGVTVVRSLGAALAEALTSIHGAGLVHRDLKPSNVLVTAEGPRVIDFGIARALGDHGMTEAGDIIGTPGFIAPEQITGDSPVTASADVFALGAVLAFAATGRNPFGDGTVAILLYRAVHEEPDLDEVPPELRGLVADCLNKGPAHRPSVGEVLERTADPQAPLWWREEPLRSLVQGDDTAKDDEAPPRERTAVVPTKQVTNPRPPAPRPDRGRAPGPDLAFRRAKRIERRQLARRGVLVAGATSLTGLLGVSVVRGWGNSPSGDLTTGGVAQLTLRKGSATPGALRWSLTAEPDGIDALLLSGGTLLLHGRLSGTNGYVRACAASDGAGRWELEATASAPSVWGVADGVLVAPDVGLPVVALGSGKKRAEADPIQRLPPVWVTVADGAAISSYEDQEDEKELMAVDLGTGAMRWERELGRTQPPAVLGRTLLLATTLGWRVDGVDAASARTIWTYEGLKADSGQSLAATALPDAGNFAVLTTEGRLHIIRARGGERVAVAARTYAVTPGATAIGAAGSTGLLATAGELHGFDPADGKPRWLRSRPTLGVETSWPRRTGGLRDPVSAGGLVLHWSKADTLEAVDFMSGQPRWTRRLTGIAKVPPVVAGKTVYAASGDTCTALRLADGAPLRAWSLPDIIDGLAADASGWYGRIGTSAVRAYNGV
- a CDS encoding serine/threonine-protein kinase — encoded protein: MEELGGYRLVALLGEGGMGQVHLGRAASGRLVAVKTVHEHLATDPLFRERFRREAAAARSVAGPFTAAVLAADPEAVRPWLATEFCTGPTLAGAVSALGPLASGELAALGAALAEAIAAVHAVGLVHRDLKPSNIVVTRDGPMVIDFGIARTAADESLTGSGEVVGSPGFIAPELLTGTGEPGPAVDVFALGALLAYAATGRPPFGTGPVHQVLYRTMHGPADLDGVAGATAGDGAPEWRELLGRCLSQEPGDRPTVAEVLSACAAWTDGDPWWEREAVSGLIRRREEEVAALVAKAPGAEVEAEGEVEAAAETGDEPRDGPQDEPQDAPADAPPAPAATVHGPASGATLAPGAGADTVVSGGRGASRRRFLRWGGAAIAGGAAIGAVAWLTELTGDDEGNGDGAQSGPSGSPGPYTLGRALWTRDIGDATPLRHGEALYLVSDSALTRVDPRTGAVAWSYPAEYIADVVPGDGVVHLARSSGIFMAEITALNAATGAVKWSANPMVRNPHRPPNPSGSATSDPVVSVDGELSALSVSADILCVVTYSPYTTLWERRTAQKRPWRAYGYDPGTGAPLWFHEGAPAEVAGLYERDGRIGVAAASPFTADEKETDEPLTVLRAADGTLDRQIPGGARYPESYLGARGVHYYARAGQLKAVDLATRRTLWSLDQAEEDTDATITPTAAAGLVHTADHRTVKALDAGTGRTRWSSTDVGRPEDGSLTVAGGLVYGLGTAPGGDEAIGEVPGWGVHARNAATGALVWAAETGEVRTVIVRQGAGSDKGAGEGGAGAEAGAEAGLVHVVSASGTLSTFAVPELT